In Streptomyces paludis, the genomic stretch GTGTGACAGGAAAATATGACAGCAAAAGAGGGCGGGCCCGGGGGAAAATCCCCCGGGCCCGCATCCCACGAACTGCTGTCTGCGCGTTCCCGGCCGGCAAGACCCGCCTAACGCCCGTTGAACGCATCCTTGAGACGCGAGAACAGCCCCTGCTGCCCAGGCTGGAACTGGCCCGTGGGCCGTTCCTCGCCGCGCAGCTTCGCCAGTTCCCGCAGCAGCCGTTCCTGCTCCGGGTCCAGCTTCGACGGGGTCATCACCTCGACGTGCACGATCAGGTCGCCCCGGCCGCCGCCCCGCAGATGCGTGATGCCGCGCCCGTGCAGCGGGATCGACTGGCCGGACTGGGTGCCCGGCCGGACGTCGATGTCCTCCATGCCGTCCAGCGTCTCCAGCGGGCACTTCGTGCCCAGCGCCGCCGCCGTCATGGGGACCGTGACCGTGCAGTGCAGATCGTCGCCGCGCCGCTGGAACATCGGGTGGGCCAACTCGTGGATCTCCACGTAGAGATCACCGGCGGGGCCGCCGCCGGGGCCGACCTCGCCCTCGCCCGCGAGCTGGATCCGGGTGCCGTTGTCGACACCGGCCGGGATCTTGACCGTGAGCGTACGGCGCGAGCGGATACGGCCGTCGCCGGCGCACTCGGGGCACGGGGTCGGTACGACCGTACCGAAGCCCTGGCACTGCGGGCACGGCCGCGAGGTCATGACCTGGCCGAGGAACGACCGGGTGACCTGCGAGACCTCGCCCCGGCCGCGGCACATGTCGCAGGTCTGGGCGGAGGTGCCGGGCGCGGCGCCCTCGCCGGAGCACGTCGTGCAGACGACGGCCGTGTCGACCTGGATGTCCTTGGTCGTGCCGAAGGCCGCCTCGTTGAGGTCGATCTCCAGCCGGATCATGGCGTCCTGGCCGCGCCGCGTGCGCGACCGCGGGCCGCGCTGCGACGCCGTACCGAAGAACGCGTCCATGATGTCGGAGAAGTTGCCGAAGCCGCCCGCGCCGAACCCGCCCGCGCCACCGCCTCCGCCGCTCGCCGAGAGGGGGTCGCCGCCGAGGTCGTAGACCTGCTTCTTCTGCGGGTCCGACAACACCTCGTACGCGGCGTTGATCTCCTTGAAGCGTTCCTGCGTCTTGGGATCGGGGTTGACATCCGGGTGCAGCTCGCGGGCGAGCCGCCGGAATGCCTTCTTGATCTCGTCCTGAGAAGCGTCGCGGCGCACGCCGAGTACGGCGTAGTAGTCCGTGGCCACTTACGACTCCGCCAGGATCTGTCCGACGTAACGTGCCACTGCGCGTACCGCTCCCATCGTTCCGGGGTAGTCCATGCGGGTCGGTCCGACCACGCCGAGTTTTGCGACTGCCTCGTCGCCCGAACCGTAGCCGACCGCGACGACGGACGTGGAGTTGAGGCCCTCATGGGCGTTCTCGTGCCCGATACGTACGGTCATGCCCGGGTCGGCGGCCTCACCGAGCAGCTTGAGGAGCACCACATGCTCCTCCAGTGCCTCCAGCACCGGCCGGATGGTCAGAGGGAAATCGTGTCCGAAGCGGGTGATGTTGGCGGTGCCGCCGATCATCAGCCGCTCCTCGGTCTCCTCGACCAGGGTTTCGAGCAGGATCGACAGCACCGTGGAGACGGTCCCGCGGTCCTCCTGCTCGAACGAGTCGGGCAGGTCCTGCACCAGCTGCGGGACGTCCGCGAAGCGGCGTCCGACGATCCGGCTGTTGAGCCGGGCCCGCAGATCCGCGAGCGAGGTCTCGCCGAAGGGCGCCGGGCAGTCGACCATACGCTGTTCGACCCGGCCGGTGTCCGTGATCAGGACGAGCATCAGCCGGGCGGGCGCGAGAGCCAGCAGCTCCACGTGCCGCACCGTCGACCGGGTCAGCGAGGGGTACTGGACGACGGCGACCTGCCGGGTCAGCTGCGCCAGCAGCCGTACCGTACGGCCCACGACGTCGTCGAGGTCGACCGCGCCGTCCAGAAGATTCTGGATGGCCCGGCGCTCGGGCAGCGACAGGGGCTTGACGCCGGCCAGCCGGTCGACGAAGAGCCGGTAGCCCTTGTCGGTCGGGATGCGTCCGGCGCTGGTGTGCGGCTGGGCGATGAAGCCCTCGTCCTCCAGCACCGCCATGTCGTTGCGGACGGTGGCCGGGGAGACCCCCAGCTTGTGCCGCTCGGTGAGGGCCTTGGAGCCGACGGGCTCCTCCGTGCCGACGTAGTCCTGGACGATCGCGCGCAGCACCTCAAGCCTGCGTTCGCTGAGCATGCGGCACACCTCCAGCTGTCGTCCGTCGGATCTGCTTGGCACTCGCTCATGTGGAGTGCCAGTACTCCCCGTGCCAGTGTACGGCCGTGAACCGGACCCCTAGCAAGGGCGACCGACCACGCTACCTCGCCCATTACCCGGACCGGCGCCGGGTGACTCCCGTAGCGTCCCGGTATGGACGTCCATTGGGAAGAGCACGGGTGGGAAGAGCTGGCTCCGGGGGTCGGGCGGCGGCGGCTGCCGCGCTGGGACGCGACGGTCGGTGTGGTGGCCGGGGAGGACGGGGTGCTGCTGTTCGACACGGGGTCGTCGGTCCGGGAGGGCGCCGAACTGCACGCGCAGGTACGGTCGCTGCTCGGCGGGCGGCGCGTGACACATGTCGCACTCAGCCATCTCCATTTCGATCATGTGCTGGGTACGGCGGCGTTCGCCGGGGCAGCGGTGTACGGCCCTTCGGGCATGCCGGAGCTGCTGGCCGGCGGCGCCGACGAGCTGTACGAGGACGCCGTACGGGAGGGCGCGGAGCCCGCGGAGTCGGCGGCGGCGGTGCAGCTGCTGGAGCCCCCCGCGCGCGTGGTGGCCGGGGAGCTGACGCTGGACCTGGGCGGCCGGCGGGTGCTGCTGGCGAACGCGGGGCCCGGGCACACCGGGCACGATCTGGCGATGCTGGCGCCGGGCTACCCGGGGGTCGTCTTCTGCGGCGATCTCGTCGAGGAGTCCGGGGAGCCGCAGGCGGGCCCGGACGCGGACCCGGCGGGCTGGCCGGCCGCCCTGGACCGGCTGCTGGCACTGGGCGGCTCGGACGCGCTGTACGTGCCGGGGCACGGGGAGGTGGTGGACGCGGTGTTCGTACGGGCGCAACGCGACGCGCTGGCCGCGCGGTTCGGCGTGTCGTAGCCGCCGCGCGCGGTGCGGCCTATCGTCTTCGGATGCGCAGCTACAGCCCCGACCTGACCCCGCCGTGGAAGAAGCGGGCCACGCCCGCGCCGGAGGTCCCCGCCGAGCCCGATCTGGTGGTCGAGGAGGTGGTGACGGGCTTCTGCGGCGCGGTGATCCGCTGCGAGAAAACGGCGGAGGGCCCGACGGTGACTCTTGAGGACCGTTTCCTCAAACACCGGGTTTTCCCGCTGGTCCCGGGCGGCTTCCTGCTGGAGGGCCGGGTGGTGACCCTGGTCCGCCCGACGGGTCAGGGCACGGCCGCCCCTGCCCGGCCGGCCCGTACGGCGTCGGGATCGGTCGCGGTGCCCGGCGCCCGGGCCCGGGTCGCGCGGGCGGGCCGGATCTATGTGGAGGGCCGGCACGACGCCGAGCTGGTCGAGAAGGTCTGGGGCGACGATCTGCGTATCGAGGGCGTGGTCGTGGAGTACCTGGGCGGCATCGACGACCTCCCCGCCGTCGTCACCGACTTCGCCCCGGCCCCGGACGCCCGGCTGGGCGTCCTGGTCGACCACCTGGTCCCGGGCTCGAAGGAGTCCCGTATCGCGGCGGCGGTGACGGGCGCGGACGTCCTGGTGGTGGGCCACCCGTACATCGACGTCTGGGAAGCGGTGAAACCGTCCTCGGTGGGCATCCCGGAGTGGCCGCGGGTCCCTAGGGGCGAGGACTGGAAGACGGGCGTCTGCCGCGCCCTGGGCTGGCCGGAGAACACGGGGGCGGCCTGGCAGCACATCCTGTCGAAGGTGCGCACGTACCGGGACCTGGAGCCGGCGCTGCTGGGGCGGGTGGAGGAGCTGATCGACTTCGTCACGGCCGGCAGTGACGCCTGA encodes the following:
- a CDS encoding DUF3097 domain-containing protein, which codes for MRSYSPDLTPPWKKRATPAPEVPAEPDLVVEEVVTGFCGAVIRCEKTAEGPTVTLEDRFLKHRVFPLVPGGFLLEGRVVTLVRPTGQGTAAPARPARTASGSVAVPGARARVARAGRIYVEGRHDAELVEKVWGDDLRIEGVVVEYLGGIDDLPAVVTDFAPAPDARLGVLVDHLVPGSKESRIAAAVTGADVLVVGHPYIDVWEAVKPSSVGIPEWPRVPRGEDWKTGVCRALGWPENTGAAWQHILSKVRTYRDLEPALLGRVEELIDFVTAGSDA
- the hrcA gene encoding heat-inducible transcriptional repressor HrcA, with the translated sequence MLSERRLEVLRAIVQDYVGTEEPVGSKALTERHKLGVSPATVRNDMAVLEDEGFIAQPHTSAGRIPTDKGYRLFVDRLAGVKPLSLPERRAIQNLLDGAVDLDDVVGRTVRLLAQLTRQVAVVQYPSLTRSTVRHVELLALAPARLMLVLITDTGRVEQRMVDCPAPFGETSLADLRARLNSRIVGRRFADVPQLVQDLPDSFEQEDRGTVSTVLSILLETLVEETEERLMIGGTANITRFGHDFPLTIRPVLEALEEHVVLLKLLGEAADPGMTVRIGHENAHEGLNSTSVVAVGYGSGDEAVAKLGVVGPTRMDYPGTMGAVRAVARYVGQILAES
- the dnaJ gene encoding molecular chaperone DnaJ, with product MATDYYAVLGVRRDASQDEIKKAFRRLARELHPDVNPDPKTQERFKEINAAYEVLSDPQKKQVYDLGGDPLSASGGGGGAGGFGAGGFGNFSDIMDAFFGTASQRGPRSRTRRGQDAMIRLEIDLNEAAFGTTKDIQVDTAVVCTTCSGEGAAPGTSAQTCDMCRGRGEVSQVTRSFLGQVMTSRPCPQCQGFGTVVPTPCPECAGDGRIRSRRTLTVKIPAGVDNGTRIQLAGEGEVGPGGGPAGDLYVEIHELAHPMFQRRGDDLHCTVTVPMTAAALGTKCPLETLDGMEDIDVRPGTQSGQSIPLHGRGITHLRGGGRGDLIVHVEVMTPSKLDPEQERLLRELAKLRGEERPTGQFQPGQQGLFSRLKDAFNGR
- a CDS encoding MBL fold metallo-hydrolase, encoding MDVHWEEHGWEELAPGVGRRRLPRWDATVGVVAGEDGVLLFDTGSSVREGAELHAQVRSLLGGRRVTHVALSHLHFDHVLGTAAFAGAAVYGPSGMPELLAGGADELYEDAVREGAEPAESAAAVQLLEPPARVVAGELTLDLGGRRVLLANAGPGHTGHDLAMLAPGYPGVVFCGDLVEESGEPQAGPDADPAGWPAALDRLLALGGSDALYVPGHGEVVDAVFVRAQRDALAARFGVS